The genomic stretch GGTTCAAGTTAAATCGGGCTATCTCGCTTTGACGGGTACAGATCTCGAAGTCGAAATGATGGCGCGCACCGCTTTGGATAGCGGAAGCGAAGATGGCGAGACCACAATCCCGGCGCGCAAACTGTTCGATATCGTGCGTGCCCTGCCCGACGGCGCCAAAATCACTTTGACACTTGCGGGTGACAAAGCCACGATCCAAGGTGGCCGCAGCCGTTTTACCTTGGCGACCCTGCCCGCCAATGATTTCCCTTCAGCAGAAAACGAAGACACCACCGAACGCGCTGTGGTGCCGGAATCTGCGTTGAAAGAACTGATTGATCGCACGTCGTTTGCGATGGCGCAGCAAGATGTTCGCTACTACCTCAACGGTTTGTTGTTTGACTTGCGTGGCGATACTTTGCGTTGCGTTGCGACGGATGGTCACCGTTTGGCGTTGTGCGAAGCCCCGTTGGAAGGCGGTCAGAGCAAACGCCAAATCATCGTGCCGCGCAAAGGTGTCAACGAATTGCAGCGCATGCTTGAAGGCGGCGATCGCAATATCGAATTGGAGATCGGCCGTGCGCACATCCGTGTGGTGCGCGATGACGCCACATTCACCAGCAAGTTGATTGACGGCAAGTTCCCGGATTACGAAGCGGTCATTCCGATTGGTGCAGACAAGTTGGTCACCATGGACCGCGAAGCCCTGCGTGCTGCTCTGCAACGCGTTGCCATTCTCTCGAACGAGAAGTATCGCGGTGTGCGTCTGGAAACCACCCCTAACCTCCTTCAAATCAGCTCACACAACCCTGAGCAGGAAGAAGCCCAGGAAGATGTGGAAGTTGAAACCAAGATTGAAGACATCACCATCGGCTTCAACGTGACCTATTTGCTGGACGCGTTGTCTGCACTGCGCGACGAGAAAGTCGTGTTGGCCTTGCGTGATGCCAATTCATCGGCTTTGCTTCGTGAGGCCAGCAATGAACGCAGCCGTCACGTGGTCATGCCACTGCGTCTCTAAGCTGTGTTCCACGTGAAACACATCGTGCGCCCGGGTCCTCCGGGCGTTTGACTTTCTGAAGCCATGCATCTCACCTACTTCACTCTGGCCAACATCCGATCTGTCGCGCAAGCGACGATTGAGCCAAGCGCGCAATTCAACCTGATTACCGGCGATAACGGCGCGGGCAAAACTTCGATTCTGGAAGCGCTGCATCTACTCTCGAATGGCAAGAGCTTTCGGGGTCGTGTCGGTGAGGGTTTGATTCAAGTGGGCCGCCCGCATCTTGAGATCTATGCCCGCTGGGCGTCTCGGTCGGGTTTGAATCGGCAACTGGGGCTTCGGCATGCTGGGAGCGAGTGGGAGGGCCGCATAGATGGCCAGAACTGCGCGCTTCTGAGTGACCTATGCACTGCGCTTGCCGCAGTAACGTTTGAACCCGGGAGCCACGCGCTGATCGATGGGCGAAGTGATCAGCGGCGCCGAATGATGGATTGGGGTTTGTTCCACGTGGAACCTGCCTTTATCCAACTCTGGAGACGCTGGTCGCGAGCCCACAAACAACGCAATGCATTGCTTAAGCAACGGACGCACGCCACGGCGCAGATGGAGGCGTGGGAAGCTGAGTTGGCACAGAGCGGTGAGGCGGTTACACGACTGCGCGCGGATTACATCGACGCGCTGGCGCCGTACGTCAGTCAGTGGGCAGATCGTTTGCTCCCGGAGCTTGGTGAAGCCGTGCTGCGTTTTGCACCCGGCTGGAAGCGGCAAAGCGTGTCACTCGAGGATGCGCTTTTGGTGCAACGCGCCCGAGATTTGGCCGCTGGCTTTACAACGGCCGGGCCACACCGAGCGGATTGGGTGGTGGAATTTGCCCAGCGTTCGCAGGGTGAGCGCCTATCTCGCGGTCAGACGAAACTGGCGGCCTTGATTGTGATCTTGGCCCAAGCCGAATATTACGCCCATCAAAACGGTGAGTGGCCTGTTGTGCTGCTGGATGACCTGGCCTCGGAGCTGGATATCGCGCACCGTGCGGCCGTGCTCTCAGCGCTGGCCGAGGTGGGTGCCCAAGTGTTTGTGACAGGAACGACGGCAGAAGATCTGAGTTTCCCCGCGGCGGCCCAAGTTCGTGTGTTTCACGTGGAACATGGCGTGATTGAGAGGGGCTGAGGTGGTATAATTTTCCCTTCAAATCAATGCTTTTGGCGCACTTTTGCGCTG from Lysobacter sp. HDW10 encodes the following:
- the dnaN gene encoding DNA polymerase III subunit beta, with the protein product MRFSLQREALLKPLAQVVNVVERRQTLPVLGNLLVQVKSGYLALTGTDLEVEMMARTALDSGSEDGETTIPARKLFDIVRALPDGAKITLTLAGDKATIQGGRSRFTLATLPANDFPSAENEDTTERAVVPESALKELIDRTSFAMAQQDVRYYLNGLLFDLRGDTLRCVATDGHRLALCEAPLEGGQSKRQIIVPRKGVNELQRMLEGGDRNIELEIGRAHIRVVRDDATFTSKLIDGKFPDYEAVIPIGADKLVTMDREALRAALQRVAILSNEKYRGVRLETTPNLLQISSHNPEQEEAQEDVEVETKIEDITIGFNVTYLLDALSALRDEKVVLALRDANSSALLREASNERSRHVVMPLRL
- the recF gene encoding DNA replication/repair protein RecF — encoded protein: MHLTYFTLANIRSVAQATIEPSAQFNLITGDNGAGKTSILEALHLLSNGKSFRGRVGEGLIQVGRPHLEIYARWASRSGLNRQLGLRHAGSEWEGRIDGQNCALLSDLCTALAAVTFEPGSHALIDGRSDQRRRMMDWGLFHVEPAFIQLWRRWSRAHKQRNALLKQRTHATAQMEAWEAELAQSGEAVTRLRADYIDALAPYVSQWADRLLPELGEAVLRFAPGWKRQSVSLEDALLVQRARDLAAGFTTAGPHRADWVVEFAQRSQGERLSRGQTKLAALIVILAQAEYYAHQNGEWPVVLLDDLASELDIAHRAAVLSALAEVGAQVFVTGTTAEDLSFPAAAQVRVFHVEHGVIERG